The sequence ACAAAGACTATCAAAACCTCAAATTTGACCTCTCACCCGACGGACAGACAATCGTTGTCCAGCGGGGAAACAAATCAAATCCTAGTGACTTTGGGCTGTGGTTTATGCCCGCAACCAGCGACCAAACAGGTGAAAAACCAATACCTAAGCGGCTGAATAGTCAACCAGGGGGAGATTTTACGATCACTCCTGATAGCAAAGCAGTAGCCGTTGCCCAAGGACAAGGAGCCGCTATCTTACCCATAGACAGTAATACTAGTCAACCCTTAGATTTTCTTCCCCAGTTTGGATTAGTTCAGGCTTTCTCAAAAGACGGCTCCCAAGCCGCCATGGTCAAATTTAATACAGACTTCACACGAGACTTATTTTTAGTCACAAACCAAGGCGTCAAGAAACCCTTATTAAAAACAACAGGCTCAATTCTCAACTGTCAGTTTGATCCGGCGTCACCTACTCTCTACTGCTTACTAACACAACTGGTATCAAAAGAACAATATATAGAACAACCTTATTTAGTAGCAATTGACTTAAAAACCGGGCAACAAAAACCTTTAATAGTCTTACCTGTAGGCCAGCGCAATGTCCAAATGAGTTTGTCGCCAGATGGAATAGGGTTGCTATTTGACCAAGTAGTACCACAGACAAATCCCGACCCATCACTATCAAAGAATACATTACAAACAGATGATGGCGAAGCGATCGCTACTAGTAGTTTATGGCTGATGCTGCTATCACCAATTGCGGAAACACCACCCACCGAAAACAAACCAGAAAAACTTCTACCCCTAGTGGGATTTGCACCCCGTTGGCTACCTTAAAAGGGAATAGGGATTAGGAAACTGTCGCATCTTTGGATAAAGCACAGAAAATCAAAAGCGCACATTTGTTTTCTCAACCATAGCCCCTATTTTTCACCAAATCCTTGATATGAAGCGCTTTTTGGCATCATCTTCAGATTGGCGAGAAAGTGTAATGTAATGTTATAACGTCATCAGTTCTAGACGCAAAATGGGGAATACTGATCAGTAACTCAATTATTGCCAACCATGTATGTGTAGCAAAGATTATTGAAACTAGTACTACTCATCCTCAGACAGAGTTACACTTGGCTTCTAGAGTGAAACTAACTACAGACAAAGCCAGGGAATTCTCAAGTTTTCCCAAACTACTGACGTCAACCCTGGACAAACACAGTTGATCAGCAATGCTAAGGCCAGCACTGCTGAATATTTTTAAGCAGGTGAGTCAAAAGTGATGAATGACGCTGACGCCTCCAATCAAGGGGCTTTTATGGAATCTCCCAACTCTGCTAACTTGCCATCACCAGAGCAAGCAAGTTGTCCGTTTTATGCAGTTGCGCCTCATGAAATTTTGGCAATCCCCAAATTGCCACTCCTGCAACCAGCTAAGGATAAGCCGCACACGACCGAAGTTCCAAAACTGTCAGAAAATACCACCACCCAAGACTGGATAGCGGAGCCTGAGCGCGACAAGCAAGCACTAATTGACACCGAATTTCAACAGTTGCTGGCATTGAATGAAGAATTACGTTCAGCCAATAATGCCTTATATGAGCAAGTAGAGCAACTCAAAGGTGACTTAACAGAGTCAGAAAAAGCTTTACAGTGGCATAAAAGGCGCTCCAGCATTACTGAGTCCATGCTCAATCAACAAACTCAGGAACTCGCTGCAGCTCAAGAACAAATACAGTCTTTATTTCAACAACTAGAAACTGCAGGGCAAACCATCCAACGTCAGGAAAGTTCCATCGAAACTCATAAAAGCCAATTACAAATCAGCCAGCAACGAGTTGCTCAGTTGGAACGGGAATGTGCCATCTTACAAACTAACTATACTGAACAATCTCAACATCTATCACAAGCAGAAATTGCTGGTCGAGAGATGCGGACTCGACTCATGCGACAACAACGCCAGACCCTACAATATAAAGCGGCTCTGGAAAAATGTCTAGAATCACCAGTTCCCGGTGCTGACTTTACAGAAGATTATCCCCAGCAAACCAGACAAACAAGATTTTCTAGAAAAGCTCGTTCTCTGTTTCCCAACGCTCAACCAATTAAACCATGGTCGGGAGAGCCGGACTTTTTGAATGATAATTTAGAAAATTTCTGGGAACAAGGAGCAACAGAGTCCGGATTTTCAAACAATGAACCGATTTTCACTCCATCATCGCCCTGGGATTGGCCCCATCGAGAAACTACACCGATACAGCCAATACCAACAACCGAGGAGGTTCCCACTACACCACCAACGGTTTCATCTGTGGAGTCATCCACTATTGATGAGCAACTCGATACTCTCATCCAAATGTTTTTTGCTTCCCAGTCTGCGCCACCACCAGTTACAGAACCTAATTTAGAAAATCATCAGGCTAGTGATGCGGTGGTTTGGGAAACCTTAGCTACAACCATCACTGACTATCAAGAACCAGAAGCACAAACACAGCCGTGGATGGAAGACATCACCCCACCAATAGCTGCCGACCCACCACATACACAGACAAATTTGTCAACTGAAAATGAGGATTATTGGTCAGAAATTGCCCAATTAAATCAGGGAGAATTTTCGCCTATAGATTTATCTCAGGATTTATTGGGCGATCTCCATCTCGATACTCAATCGCCCTCACCAGTAGTTTATCCCCAACGTCCACCAAAAGGGCGAAAAACTTTAGCATCGGTGGAATTGCCTAATTTTCGACAAAATAGTCAATAGGGCATTTGGCATTGATCCATGCCAAATGCCCTATTGACTAATTAAGAATTCTACTAGCTGGCGATTCCTGAATCGTGGCTTCGGAGTTGGCTTTGATTAACTGATTGCGGGGACGAGGTTTGCCGGTGCTGATAGCATAGTTAATCACTGACAATCGCAACCACAATGCCGGATAGCGGGGTTCTAACCAGGGATTTAGCCACCGCAAACAGCGCGGGAACCATCTACCCAATAAAGCACTAACCAGGGCATGAAGACAGAAGTTAAAATAGTTACCCAACCACCGGACTAAATCTTTAGCTCCCGCCAGTTGCCAAATCCACCAAATTAAGGCGGGGTTTCTGCGCGCCGCCTTGAGTGCTAACCGATTAAAAGTTAACCAGTCGCATCTATCCTTAATGAAATTATCTGGTACCTCTGGGGGTTCGTCTGCCAACAAACCAAAGAAGGTGTTTAACATGGCATTAATCCGCTGGGGAGGCAAAAACTGGCCTGTGGGAACCATCATTCCTTTGGAAAATAGCCAAGTGACTGAGACGTTACTTTGGTAAGCCCGAATTTGGTTCAAGTGGCTAAAACTTAGCAGGTTATGCTTGAGAGCAATATCTAAGAGTTTTGTTAAGCGCTCTAAGTTACGTACTAGGGAACCAAAACCAGTAAAGACAAGGGGAGATTGCAATGATGCCGCATCACCGATCGCAATTAATCTATCAAAAGCCACTGTGCGATCGCTACTACTCACACTAAAATGTCCTGGTATGTAGCCAAATGTCGGTTTTCTCCACACCAGTTGATCTAAATCGCAGCGGCGATACTCTGGCAAAATCGAGAAAAAGTCTTCATACATCTCTAGCAAGGAACCAGGATTTTCGGGATTGACTTCATGGTAATGGAATAAATAAATCGTCAGTTCTTCACCGACACTGGGGAATAATTCCCAAATTAACTGTCTACCCCGTGAAATATCGCCATGACTATAAAGCACATCCCCAAACTGTGAGTCCCACACCCCAGGTGCAAACCCTTTCTCAATCACCGCCCCCACTGTGGGACAGACGCTATCAAAAGCCCTTCCACCGTTTAATTGCCAAGCAATCGGGGAAGCGGTGCCCATCGCATCCAGTAATAGTCTGCCACTGATGAGTTTCTCAACTTGACTAGGTAAATGCTTGACTTTAACGATAACTTGTGTATCATCTATATCAGCCTGAATAAACTCCGTCTCATCCCAGATTTCACCACCTGCAGCGCGGATCTTTTGTCCGCACAGTTGCAGCCACTTTTCAGAATCTAGGGCGATGTTGAGCACTGTTGGTGTGTGGAGAATAGGCGATCTCAATTTAGCAGGATTATTGCCATCAAAAAATTTATTAAAACCGTCTTTGTACTCCCGTGCAATTACGGTTTCCAGTTCAGCGCTAGTTACCAAACCCAGATTAATCAAGCTTTGCAGTTCATCACGAGAAATATTCCACTCTCGATTCATTCGCCCAAATGGTAGGCGTTCCACCAGCAGTACCTTATATC is a genomic window of Fortiea contorta PCC 7126 containing:
- a CDS encoding NAD(P)/FAD-dependent oxidoreductase, whose translation is MKEILYLEVPTPDSAAVCHWLQTDFDPKIGEKLLTPEGFRLKISAETTKSDAAISELVVFVWSVQRTTYLKVFRWTEQPFVQEKQILQHLTTKIRSRFPHHYPEPPEIDLSQQSIFAALEADYPLSVKYFQKMPNGEYHLQRVYWWEKRWRQGVRHPQQPRQVIFSGNKSSGKENPHYDIIYIGGALGAIHAAVMAKLGYKVLLVERLPFGRMNREWNISRDELQSLINLGLVTSAELETVIAREYKDGFNKFFDGNNPAKLRSPILHTPTVLNIALDSEKWLQLCGQKIRAAGGEIWDETEFIQADIDDTQVIVKVKHLPSQVEKLISGRLLLDAMGTASPIAWQLNGGRAFDSVCPTVGAVIEKGFAPGVWDSQFGDVLYSHGDISRGRQLIWELFPSVGEELTIYLFHYHEVNPENPGSLLEMYEDFFSILPEYRRCDLDQLVWRKPTFGYIPGHFSVSSSDRTVAFDRLIAIGDAASLQSPLVFTGFGSLVRNLERLTKLLDIALKHNLLSFSHLNQIRAYQSNVSVTWLFSKGMMVPTGQFLPPQRINAMLNTFFGLLADEPPEVPDNFIKDRCDWLTFNRLALKAARRNPALIWWIWQLAGAKDLVRWLGNYFNFCLHALVSALLGRWFPRCLRWLNPWLEPRYPALWLRLSVINYAISTGKPRPRNQLIKANSEATIQESPASRILN
- a CDS encoding Ig-like domain-containing protein, which translates into the protein MTKFKLSIQPLDRVAIALMLLLSLLIGLMIWQGDVVKPSVRNFTWQNQQIGAEDNSFTLTFSRPMDIKSVEDNLKIEPPLAGKISWAGRRMVYTLVTPAPYGTNYKLQLQGAKDQFAAKEGTNRASQPFTGSFQTRDRVILYIGAEKENQGQLVLYNLTQEQKKVLTPKDLTVMDFEPFPNGEKIIYSARTASSQDLLSAQLYTVTTGIKSKSGQQTEPSGRVDLILDNKDYQNLKFDLSPDGQTIVVQRGNKSNPSDFGLWFMPATSDQTGEKPIPKRLNSQPGGDFTITPDSKAVAVAQGQGAAILPIDSNTSQPLDFLPQFGLVQAFSKDGSQAAMVKFNTDFTRDLFLVTNQGVKKPLLKTTGSILNCQFDPASPTLYCLLTQLVSKEQYIEQPYLVAIDLKTGQQKPLIVLPVGQRNVQMSLSPDGIGLLFDQVVPQTNPDPSLSKNTLQTDDGEAIATSSLWLMLLSPIAETPPTENKPEKLLPLVGFAPRWLP